Proteins encoded in a region of the Benincasa hispida cultivar B227 chromosome 2, ASM972705v1, whole genome shotgun sequence genome:
- the LOC120071381 gene encoding protein arginine N-methyltransferase 1.1 codes for MGRRKNGNHTPTTLNGLPQPQGSKICFEDEDEALVEETTESSNFDESMCEAADDSNRVTEDTACEPGQSFNDKDDKTSADYYFDSYSHFGIHEEMLKDTVRTKTYQNVIYQNKFLFKNKVVLDVGAGTGILSLFCAKAGAAHVYAVECSHMADMAKEIVEANGFSNVITVLKGKIEEIELPVAKVDIIISEWMGYFLLFENMLNTVLYARDKWLVDDGIVLPDKASLYLTAIEDADYKEDKIEFWNSVYGFDMSCIKKQALVEPLVDTVDQNQIVTNCQLLKTMDISKMAPGDASFTAPFKLVAERDDYIHALVAYFDVSFTKCHKLTGFSTGPRSRATHWKQTVLYLEDVITICEGETITGSLNVAPNKKNPRDIDIVLKYSFNGRRCTISKTQHYKMR; via the exons ATGGGTCGCCGGAAAAATGGCAATCACACTCCAACCACCCTCAACGGCTTGCCTCAGCCTCAGGGTTCGAAGATTTGCTTTGAAGACGAGGACGAAGCTCTGGTTGAAGAAACCACTGAGAGCTCCAACTTCGACGAGTCCATGTGCGAAGCCGCCGACGACTCTAACAGAGTCACTGAAGACACCGCGTGCGAGCCCGGCCAGTCCTTCAATGATAAAGATGATAAAACCAGCGCTGATTATTATTTCGATTCCTACTCTCACTTCG GTATTCATGAA GAAATGTTGAAGGATACAGTTAGAACTAAGACGTATCAAAATGTTATTtatcaaaataagtttttattcaAAAATAAAGTAGTTCTTGATGTGGGAGCAGGAACTGGCATTTTGTCCCTATTTTGTGCGAAGGCAGGAGCAGCGCATGTTTATGCT GTCGAGTGCTCCCATATGGCTGACATGGCGAAAGAGATCGTTGAAGCAAACGGATTTTCTAATG TTATAACTGTTTTGAAAGGGAAGATTGAAGAAATTGAGCTTCCCGTCGCCAAAGTAGACATAATTATTTCAGAATGGATGGGATACTTCTTATTGTTTGAGAATATGTTAAATACAGTCCTATATGCTCGTGATAAGTGGCTT GTTGATGATGGTATTGTATTACCGGACAAAGCTTCTCTATATTTAACAGCTATCGAGGATGCAGATTATAAAGAAGACAAGATCGAGT TTTGGAATAGTGTATATGGGTTCGACATGAGCTGCATCAAAAAGCAAGCCTTGGTGGAGCCTTTGGTGGACACTGTTGACCAGAATCAAATTGTCACCAACTGTCAGCTACTTAAG ACAATGGATATATCGAAAATGGCGCCTGGTGATGCTTCCTTTACCGCTCCATTCAAGCTTGTAGCAGAACGCGATGATTACATTCATGCTCTTGTAGCCTACTTTGATGTATCTTTTACCAAGTGCCATAAGTTGACTGGATTCTCGACTG GACCAAGATCAAGAGCTACACATTGGAAGCAAACAGTTCTATACTTGGAAGATGTTATCACGATTTGCGAGGGAGAGACTATAACTGGGAGTTTGAATGTTGCTCCAAACAAGAAAAATCCTCGCGATATCGATATCGTTCTCAAATACTCATTCAATGGACGTCGTTGCACAATCTCGAAGACTCAACATTACAAGATGCGTTGA
- the LOC120071382 gene encoding uncharacterized protein LOC120071382: MKRLVSVVLVILAIGLFPTFECSKKPSAAARREDIPYIKCQVCEKLAAQLYHQVEKKQVEISPKKISEYQIIEIAENVCNLKKAEADWILQIDIVEQGDRLELVDQNTEGQCNSECKTIERACQEVMGYSDTDVAEYLYSSKPTIDSLVNYLCKDLTKSCSTKPPLVPKDRTPGEPFVAKSSKEAEMEKMLRSMEGMPGAPGMKMYSRDDLLNMKNFGGEDDDEDEDEDDNFPSKLGKVLREKESKKSDWKNRITKGVSKAGEAIKQHAYRVSNKVRHWWRAKTGGLKSSKPIKQEL, translated from the exons ATGAAGCGATTAGTGAGTGTTGTTTTAGTGATTCTGGCCATTGGTTTGTTTCCGACGTTTGAGTGTTCGAAGAAGCCATCGGCGGCTGCTAGAAGAGAGGATATTCCGTACATCAAATGCCAGGTTTGCGAGAAGCTTGCTGCGCAGTTGTATCACCAAGTTGAGAAGAAGCAAGTTGAGATTTCTCCCAAGAAG ATCTCGGAGTATCAAATTATCGAAATAGCTGAGAACGTTTGTAATCTGAAGAAGGCAGAAGCTGATTGGATTTTACAGATTGACATTGTTGAACAAGGTGATAGGCTTGAG CTAGTGGATCAGAACACCGAAGGACAATGCAATTCAGAGTGCAAAACCATTGAGCGTGCATGTCAAGAG GTCATGGGATATTCTGATACTGATGTTGCTGAATACTTGTATAGCTCCAAACCAACGATTGATTCGTTGGTTAACTATCTGTGCAAGGACCTCACTAAATCATGCAGTACTAAGCCGCCTTTAGTTCCTAAG GATAGGACTCCAGGTGAGCCCTTTGTGGCTAAGTCATCCAAAGAAGCAGAGATGGAAAAGATGTTGAGATCCATGGAG GGAATGCCAGGAGCACCCGGCATGAAAATGTATTCAAGAGATGATCTATTGAACATGAAGAATTTCGGAGGTGAAGATGACGATGAAGACGAGGATGAAGACGATAACTTCCCCTCAAAATTG ggcAAAGTTTTGAGGGAGAAAGAGAGCAAGAAAAGTGattggaaaaatagaattaCTAAAGGCGTTTCCAAGGCAGGGGAAGCAATAAAACAGCATGCTTACAGAGTCTCAAACAAAGTAAGGCATTGGTGGAGAGCAAAGACTGGAggcttaaaaagttcaaagccCATCAAACAAGAACTTTGA
- the LOC120071696 gene encoding uncharacterized protein LOC120071696, producing the protein MALALVESMDSMNPLKKNPFLGENYEFTLAQSIQNVIAEIRKGNSGFSQFTEGFYELIQARADPPLESIWFYSALTFRSRGLNIKGDFLERVAAMKVLFQLVSSCSAPCGSSKTIPLLSPVVSEVYKLIVDMLGKDLASKREKKAMREVKSLVEAILGFINLSSCKDSDKNDDESLDFNLITPFVDLISVWTHPNEGLDQFLPLVSSEVRGEFSSGVCDVRRLAGVVIAETFLMKLCLDFNTGHSRQDLEKDLRIWTVGSITRIRNFYFFETLVRFLLEATLPVTSLLSTEDEALLRKVLYDSLILVEYSFLKPEKAIDLPAEHVASLAVKRLILTHEAIEFYREHGDQSRAISYLNAFSSSFVSSQIIRWVKSQMPSNENVKRPNGSSPKIVLEWLLEAEDQGVRVFDKTISNRCAKLVLDTSKSVSLEGDKVDDDLLFYIDKQGESENGSEDTTMDESVNAALVSVARTMSTTENGSGKKRQRMVKRKNEKIKFVKYDLVPSSDTTQSRSPFDNNDTDSEGKVHNPHSDDDSDIKE; encoded by the exons ATGGCTTTGGCTCTTGTTGAATCGATGGATTCTATGAACCCTTTAAAGAAAAATCCTTTTCTCGGAGAAAATTACGAATTTACTCTTGCGCAATCAATCCAAAATGTTATAGCTGAAATTCGCAAAGGAAATTCTGGTTTTTCTCAATTTACGGAAGGATTCTACGAGTTGATTCAAGCTAGAGCTGACCCACCATTGGAATCGATCTGGTTCTACTCCGCATTAACGTTTCGTAGCCGTGGCCTCAATATCAAAGGCGACTTTTTGGAACGAGTGGCAGCCATGAAAGTCTTGTTTCAGTTGGTAAGTTCTTGTTCGGCTCCCTGTGGTTCTTCGAAGACCATTCCGTTGCTTTCTCCAGTGGTTTCCGAGGTTTATAAATTGATTGTGGACATGCTTGGGAAGGATTTGGCCtcgaaaagggaaaagaaagcaATGAGAGAGGTTAAATCTTTAGTTGAAGCGATTCTGGGCTTTATAAATCTGAGTTCATGTAAGGATTCGGACAAGAATGATGATGAATCTCTTGACTTCAATTTGATTACTCCTTTTGTGGATTTAATTAGTGTTTGGACGCACCCAAATGAGGGATTGGATCAGTTCTTACCGCTTGTGAGCAGTGAGGTTCGTGGGGAGTTTAGTTCAGGCGTCTGTGATGTTCGTCGCTTGGCTGGAGTTGTAATCGCTGAGACATTTCTGATGAAACTGTGCTTGGATTTTAACACTGGGCATTCGAGGCAAGATTTGGAGAAAGATCTAAGGATATGGACTGTTGGTTCAATAACTCGGATTAGGAACTTCTACTTTTTTG AAACTCTTGTAAGATTTCTGCTGGAGGCGACTTTACCTGTGACATCTCTATTG AGTACTGAAGATGAAGCTTTGTTAAGGAAGGTTCTATATGATTCTCTTATATTGGTTGAGTATTCATTTTTGAAACCTGAGAAAGCCATTGACTTACCTGCGGAACATGTGGCGTCCCTTGCTGTCAAGAGATTGATTCTTACTCATGAGGCCATAGAGTTTTACAG GGAGCATGGAGATCAGAGCAGAGCCATCTCTTATCTAAATGCCTTCTCAAGTTCATTTGTTTCTTCTCAAATTATTAGATGGGTCAAAAGCCAAATGCCCagcaatgaaaatgtaaaacgTCCCAATGGGTCGTCGCCTAAAATAGTTCTTG AGTGGCTTCTCGAGGCTGAAGATCAAGGTGTAAGAGTATTCGACAAGACCATTTCCAATCGTTGTGCCAAATTAGTTCTTGATACTTCCAAATCAGTCTCATTGGAGGGAGATAAAGTAGATGACGATCTTTTGTTTTACATTGACAAGCAAGGGGAAAGTGAAAATGGAAGTGAGGACACAACGATGGATGAATCGGTAAATGCAGCTCTTGTTTCTGTGGCTCGTACAATGTCAACGACTGAAAATGGTTCCGGAAAGAAACGACAGAGAATGGtgaaaagaaagaatgaaaagattaaatttgttaagtACGATCTCGTTCCGAGCTCTGATACTACCCAATCGAGGTCACCCTTTGATAATAATGATACAGACAGCGAGGGCAAAGTTCATAATCCACACTCCGACGATGATTCTGACATTAAAGAGTAA